A DNA window from Coffea arabica cultivar ET-39 chromosome 6c, Coffea Arabica ET-39 HiFi, whole genome shotgun sequence contains the following coding sequences:
- the LOC113692109 gene encoding pyruvate kinase, cytosolic isozyme-like, producing MAVLSESVLFSLMSSCNSGVKATSGMINGHVHDQGHVVNQEIHQHKQQKRPKTKIVCTLGPASRSVEMIEKLLKAGMNVARFNFSHGTHQYHQETLDNLRTAMQNTGILCAVMLDTKGPEIRTGLLKEGKPIQLKQGQEITISTDYTIRGDENMISMSYKKLAEDLEPNSVILCSDGTITLTVLGCDKKLGLVRCRCENSAVLGEKKNVNLPGVIVDLPTLTEKDKEDILGWGVPNRIDIIALSFVRKGSDLVAVRKLLGEHAKSIMLMSKVENQEGVANFDEILANSDAFMVARGDLGMEIPIEKIFLAQKVMIHKCNIQGKPVVTATQMLESMIKSPRPTRAEATDVANAVIDGTDCVMLSGETAAGAYPEIAIQTMAKICMEAEDSLNYHEVFKRTMENAPMPMSPLESLACAAVQTASSSKAALIIVLTRGGTTAKLVSKYRPSMPILSVVVPEIRTDSFDWSCSNESPAMHGLVFRGVVPVLSSASTRASHTESTKEALDFAIQYAKSKQLCKPGETAVVLYHYESSVIKILTIA from the exons ATGGCTGTTCTTAGTGAATCTGTGCTTTTCTCTCTGATGTCGAGTTGTAATTCTGGAGTTAAGGCAACTTCAGGCATGATTAATGGTCACGTTCATGATCAGGGTCATGTCGTGAATCAAGAAATCCATCAGCATAAGCAGCAGAAGAGGCCTAAGACAAAGATTGTTTGTACTCTGGGACCTGCCTCGAGATCGGTGGAGATGATAGAGAAGCTGTTGAAGGCAGGCATGAATGTTGCTcgtttcaacttttctcatggTACTCATCAGTACCATCAAGAAACGCTTGATAATCTTCGGACTGCCATGCAAAATACTGGGATCCTTTGTGCGGTTATGTTGGATACTAAg GGACCAGAGATAAGGACTGGTTTATTGAAGGAAGGAAAGCCAATCCAACTTAAACAGGGCCAAGAAATCACAATCTCCACGGATTACACCATAAGGGGTGATGAGAATATGATCTCAATGAGCTACAAGAAGCTGGCTGAGGATTTGGAACCAAACAGCGTTATTTTGTGCTCTGATGGAACAATAACACTTACAGTCCTGGGTTGTGATAAGAAGCTGGGACTGGTTCGGTGCCGTTGCGAAAACTCTGCAGTTTTAGGTGAGAAGAAGAATGTCAATCTTCCTGGAGTTATTGTGGACCTTCCTACCTTGACTGAGAAAGACAAGGAAGATATCTTGGGGTGGGGAGTCCCCAACAGGATTGACATTATTGCCCTGTCATTTGTTCGCAAAGGTTCAGATCTTGTAGCAGTCAGAAAGCTGCTTGGCGAGCATGCCAAAAGCATTATGCTAATGTCCAAG GTTGAGAATCAAGAAGGGGTGGCTAATTTCGATGAAATCCTGGCGAATTCAGATGCTTTTATGGTGGCTAGGGGGGACTTGGGAATGGAGATCCCAATTGAAAAAATATTTCTAGCACAAAAGGTGATGATTCACAAGTGCAATATCCAAGGAAAACCTGTAGTTACAGCAACTCAGATGTTGGAATCCATGATCAAATCTCCCCGGCCAACTCGAGCTGAAGCAACAGATGTGGCTAATGCAGTTATTGATGGGACTGATTGTGTGATGCTTAGTGGTGAAACAGCTGCTGGGGCATATCCTGAAATTGCTATTCAAACCATGGCCAAGATTTGTATGGAAGCTGAGGATTCTCTCAATTATCACGAAGTATTCAAAAGAACCATGGAGAATGCACCTATGCCTATGAGCCCATTAGAGAGTTTGGCCTGTGCAGCAGTGCAAACAGCAAGCTCCTCCAAGGCTGCTCTCATTATAGTCCTAACCAGAGGTGGAACCACAGCTAAGCTTGTCTCGAAATATCGGCCAAGTATGCCAATCTTGTCTGTGGTGGTGCCAGAGATAAGAACTGATTCCTTCGATTGGTCATGCAGTAATGAATCTCCAGCAATGCACGGCCTTGTCTTCCGTGGGGTTGTACCTGTTTTGAGCTCCGCATCTACCAGAGCATCTCATACTGAATCCACGAAAGAAGCATTGGACTTTGCCATCCAATATGCCAAGTCCAAACAGCTTTGCAAGCCTGGAGAAACTGCTGTGGTGCTTTATCACTATGAAAGCAGTGTTATCAAGATCTTAACCATCGCCTGA
- the LOC113693519 gene encoding uncharacterized mitochondrial protein AtMg00310-like, translated as MEKQMLSSARKEALIKSVIQAMPNYAMACFKLLEGLCKDICKYLANFWWGSVQQDRKMHWTSWKKLSEVKGKGGLGFRDLEAFNEALLAKQLWRIITFPNLLMSKVIRAKFLKDPNGLENNPSQSASWTWKSIHSAWRLIQRGLWKRIGKGCQVNMWKYR; from the coding sequence ATGGAAAAACAAATGCTGAGTTCAGCTAGAAAGGAAGCCCTGATCAAGTCAGTGATTCAAGCAATGCCAAATTATGCCATGGCTTGCTTTAAGTTACTAGAAGGACTGTGCAAGGATATATGCAAGTATTTAGCGAATTTCTGGTGGGGAAGCGTGCAACAAGATAGGAAAATGCATTGGACAAGTTGGAAGAAATTATCAGAAGTCAAAGGAAAGGGAGGACTGGGATTCAGAGATTTGGAAGCCTTTAACGAAGCCTTACTTGCTAAGCAACTTTGGAGAATTATCACTTTCCCAAATCTGCTAATGAGCAAGGTGATTAGAGCAAAGTTCCTAAAAGATCCAAATGGTCTTGAAAACAACCCCTCTCAATCAGCATCATGGACATGGAAAAGCATTCATAGTGCATGGAGACTGATACAGAGAGGCTTGTGGAAAAGAATAGGAAAAGGATGCCAGGTGAACATGTGGAAGTATAGGTGA
- the LOC113692824 gene encoding polypyrimidine tract-binding protein homolog 3 isoform X2: MTEPSKVIHVRNVGHEISENDLLQLFQPFGVITKLVMLRAKNQALLQMQDVPSAVNALQFYTNVQPSIRGRNVYVQFSSHQELTTMDQNTQGRGDEPNRILLVTIHQMLYPITVEVLHQVFSPHGFVEKIVTFQKSAGFQALIQYQLQQSAVSARNALQGRNIYDGCCQLDIQFSNLDELQVNYNNERSRDFTNPSLPSEQKGRSSHPGYGDVGVGYPQMASAAAIAAAFGGGLPPGISGTNDRCTVLVSNLNPDSIDEDKLFNLFSIYGNIVRIKLLRNKPDHALVQMGDGFQAELAVHFLKGAKLFGKRLEVNFSKHPNITTGADTHEYSNSNLNRFNRNAAKNYRYCCSPTKMIHLSTLPQEVTEEEIVAHLEEHGTIVNSKLFEMNGKKQALVLFENEEQATEALVCKHATSLGGSTIRISFSQLQSI; encoded by the exons ATGACAGAGCCTTCAAAAGTCATTCATGTCCGCAATGTGGGGCATGAGATTTCTGAG AATGACTTGCTTCAGCTGTTTCAACCATTTGGAGTCATCACCAAACTTGTAATGCTTCGGGCAAAAAATCAG GCACTTCTTCAAATGCAAGATGTTCCTTCAGCTGTAAATGCTTTACAATTCTACACTAATGTTCAACCAAGTATAAG GGGAAGAAATGTTTATGTCCAGTTTTCATCACATCAAGAACTAACAACCATGGATCAGAATACTCAGGGACGAGGAGACGAG CCTAACCGAATTCTCTTAGTTACAATACATCAAATGCTATACCCCATTACTGTGGAAGTGCTGCATCAAGTGTTTTCTCCCCATGGATTTGTAGAGAAGATTGTCACCTTTCAGAAGTCGGCTG GCTTCCAGGCTTTGATTCAGTATCAATTACAGCAAAGTGCTGTTTCTGCAAGAAATGCCCTTCAG GGTCGAAATATATATGATGGTTGCTGTCAGCTAGACATTCAATTCTCTAA CCTGGATGAGTTACAAGTAAACTACAATAATGAACGATCTAG GGATTTCACAAACCCTTCACTGCCCTCGGAACAGAAGGGTAGATCCTCTCAT CCTGGATATGGTGACGTAGGAG TTGGATATCCACAG ATGGCCAGTGCTGCTGCAATTGCAGCTGCCTTTGGAGGTGGTTTACCTCCTGGAATTAGTGGGACGAATGATAGGTGCACTGTTCTTGTTTCTAATTTGAATCCGGAT AGCATTGATGAGGACAAGCTGTTTAACCTGTTCTCCATTTATGGAAATATTGTGAGAATCAAACTTCTGCGGAATAAACCTGATCATGCTCTTGTACAGATGGGGGATGGTTTTCAGGCTGAATTGGCTGTGCACTTTTTGAAG GGAGCTAAGCTTTTTGGGAAGCGCTTGGAGGTTAATTTTTCAAAGCATCCAAACATCACAACTGGTGCTGATACACACGAGTATTCTAATTCAAACCTTAACCGGTTTAACCGAAATGCTGCAAAAAATTACCGGTACTGTTGCTCCCCAACAAAGATGATTCACCTGTCCACCCTCCCTCAGGAGGTAACTGAGGAGGAAATCGTGGCCCACTTGGAGGAGCACGGAACTATAGTTAATTCTAAGCTCTTCGAAATGAATGGAAAGAAGCAAGCTCTTGTGCTATTTGAAAATGAGGAACAAGCCACTGAAGCCCTCGTGTGCAAGCATGCAACATCTCTTGGTGGTTCAACCATTCGGATTTCATTTTCTCAGTTACAGAGCATATGA
- the LOC113692824 gene encoding polypyrimidine tract-binding protein homolog 3 isoform X1 has translation MGDKNDLLQLFQPFGVITKLVMLRAKNQALLQMQDVPSAVNALQFYTNVQPSIRGRNVYVQFSSHQELTTMDQNTQGRGDEPNRILLVTIHQMLYPITVEVLHQVFSPHGFVEKIVTFQKSAGFQALIQYQLQQSAVSARNALQGRNIYDGCCQLDIQFSNLDELQVNYNNERSRDFTNPSLPSEQKGRSSHPGYGDVGVGYPQMASAAAIAAAFGGGLPPGISGTNDRCTVLVSNLNPDSIDEDKLFNLFSIYGNIVRIKLLRNKPDHALVQMGDGFQAELAVHFLKGAKLFGKRLEVNFSKHPNITTGADTHEYSNSNLNRFNRNAAKNYRYCCSPTKMIHLSTLPQEVTEEEIVAHLEEHGTIVNSKLFEMNGKKQALVLFENEEQATEALVCKHATSLGGSTIRISFSQLQSI, from the exons ATGGGTGATAAG AATGACTTGCTTCAGCTGTTTCAACCATTTGGAGTCATCACCAAACTTGTAATGCTTCGGGCAAAAAATCAG GCACTTCTTCAAATGCAAGATGTTCCTTCAGCTGTAAATGCTTTACAATTCTACACTAATGTTCAACCAAGTATAAG GGGAAGAAATGTTTATGTCCAGTTTTCATCACATCAAGAACTAACAACCATGGATCAGAATACTCAGGGACGAGGAGACGAG CCTAACCGAATTCTCTTAGTTACAATACATCAAATGCTATACCCCATTACTGTGGAAGTGCTGCATCAAGTGTTTTCTCCCCATGGATTTGTAGAGAAGATTGTCACCTTTCAGAAGTCGGCTG GCTTCCAGGCTTTGATTCAGTATCAATTACAGCAAAGTGCTGTTTCTGCAAGAAATGCCCTTCAG GGTCGAAATATATATGATGGTTGCTGTCAGCTAGACATTCAATTCTCTAA CCTGGATGAGTTACAAGTAAACTACAATAATGAACGATCTAG GGATTTCACAAACCCTTCACTGCCCTCGGAACAGAAGGGTAGATCCTCTCAT CCTGGATATGGTGACGTAGGAG TTGGATATCCACAG ATGGCCAGTGCTGCTGCAATTGCAGCTGCCTTTGGAGGTGGTTTACCTCCTGGAATTAGTGGGACGAATGATAGGTGCACTGTTCTTGTTTCTAATTTGAATCCGGAT AGCATTGATGAGGACAAGCTGTTTAACCTGTTCTCCATTTATGGAAATATTGTGAGAATCAAACTTCTGCGGAATAAACCTGATCATGCTCTTGTACAGATGGGGGATGGTTTTCAGGCTGAATTGGCTGTGCACTTTTTGAAG GGAGCTAAGCTTTTTGGGAAGCGCTTGGAGGTTAATTTTTCAAAGCATCCAAACATCACAACTGGTGCTGATACACACGAGTATTCTAATTCAAACCTTAACCGGTTTAACCGAAATGCTGCAAAAAATTACCGGTACTGTTGCTCCCCAACAAAGATGATTCACCTGTCCACCCTCCCTCAGGAGGTAACTGAGGAGGAAATCGTGGCCCACTTGGAGGAGCACGGAACTATAGTTAATTCTAAGCTCTTCGAAATGAATGGAAAGAAGCAAGCTCTTGTGCTATTTGAAAATGAGGAACAAGCCACTGAAGCCCTCGTGTGCAAGCATGCAACATCTCTTGGTGGTTCAACCATTCGGATTTCATTTTCTCAGTTACAGAGCATATGA